A stretch of DNA from Alteromonas gilva:
CGGTACATCCTGAGTGACCACGCTGCCGGCGCCTATCACTGCATTATCACCAATGGTAACGCCCGCGCACAGGGTGACGTTAGCAGCCAGCCAAACACGATGCCCTACCTTTACCGGCCGGGCAGTTTCTGATGCGGCCGGGGTATCAATAGTATGACGCCCGACGACAGTGGAAATGACGGTATTCGGGCCGATTAACACCTGATTGCCCAGCACGACCGGGCAGGCATCGATAATTGTTGCGTTGTAGTTGATAAAAGTGCCTTTACCTATAACACAGTTGAAGCCGTATTCAATGCGCAATCCCGGTTCAATCTGACAGCGCTTTGTTGCTGGCATTAACTGCTGTAGCGTTAAGAAGCGGCGTTGGTGATCATCTAACGGCAGCGCATTGTAAGTGTTACACAGCTGCTGAGCCAACAGGCGGGCACGGCTAAGCGTATCATCCGCAGGCGAATATTGTTCGCCGCTGCTCATACGCCTGACGCTTGTATGGGTGCTAAATTGTTGTGTGGTGAAATCCAAAATACGCTCAGGGGTCGGCCGCTTATTGTCATAATACAAAATATAACAGACGCCGGCGAAGTAAATAGTGGCAGGTCAGTCGATGCCCGGTGGGCTATAGGCGACGTGGTAACCATAAAATAGTATATAATAATTACTATAAGGCAGAGCATGTTGCAATAACACACTCATCGGAGTGTTGGGGGCGAGGCCTGCTGTCTGGAATAACTTTGTTATTGCCAGCTATAAACGATATGTTTAACCCGCCGGGCGTTAACAGCGTGTATCGGGCCGGTGACTTGTCGATGGCGCTATCGGTGTGCTCGGGTTGCCGGTAAATCAGACCCGTGCTTTTGGACGACCTTTACAACAATGTCAGATAGGATGAGCACTAGCAAGGGGCAGTAATAGTGAAATCGAGAAATCCTAACGATAGCAGTTTATCGCGGATAATGATCAATCTCTCCGTTATCGTTGTGTTTGCCGCACTGATGACAGGCGGTATTATTTATGTGTACGAGAAAGAACCTGATATCGAAGCCGAAATGATGCACAACTACGCACGCCAATTTACGTCGAGTGCAACCAACGCTCATTGGCAGTGGCAGGCGCAGGGCCGCCCGGAAATGATCATGTTGGTACACTACGATGAAAATGGACGTGAGGTAGGGCGCAGACCCGTACGGATGGCACATTTTGGCTGGCCTAAGGTTGAGCCCAGCTCGGCAAGTTGTCTGCAGTTGTGGGAGCAGCTATTAAATATTCCTACCCGGGTTGATGGTTTCAGAGTGCTGGCCGATTACTACGCCAATGACAACAATGAATCAGAACCGCTCAATACGCGCTGTCGCTATCGTGTCAGTACCGGGCCCTACTTTGATTACAGTATCTATACCGGCAGGGTAATACAGTCAGGCGGCGATTAGACAACACGATTTTTTTTACGAGACTTTTCTTTACGAGACTGTTGCGTTGCCGGTGCTATTCAAACGAGTCATACAACAATAATCCCTTGATAATTGTATGTTTATTGAGCTCGCTCAGGCCGCGTATAACGGTGTTGAGTGGAAACAGGCGCCATGCTGTGGTTTTTTTTGTATTAGCTTGGGAGTTTACTTGCTCAAAATTGCCCCCATTGTTAAAGTGTGCAGATTGTTGTTAACTCATGTCCAGCCGCCAAAAATCCGCACTTCAAGGCGCAGTGACCGATGCTTTTTACAGGAAATATCACCGCATGTTTAAAAAACTTCGAGGCATGTTCTCTAACGATCTGTCCATTGACCTCGGAACAGCTAATACGCTGATCTATGTGAAGGATCAGGGAATTGTGCTGAATGAACCTTCCGTTGTTGCCATTCGTCAGGAACGCGCGGCTGGTCCCAAAAGTGTTGCCGCTGTGGGCGCAGAGGCCAAACGAATGCTGGGCCGAACGCCCGGCAACATCCGTGCAATCCGGCCTATGAAAGACGGCGTGATTGCTGACTTTTACGTGACCGAAAAAATGCTGCAGCATTTTATCAAGCAGGTGCACGATAATAACTTTTTACGCCCGAGTCCGCGCGTGCTGGTATGCGTTCCCTGTGGTTCAACCCAGGTTGAGCGTCGTGCTATCAAAGAGTCGGCGCTGGGCGCTGGTGCACGTGAAGTGTACCTCATCGACGAGCCTATGGCAGCGGCTATCGGCGCTGGTTTGCCAGTATCAGAGGCAACCGGTTCGATGGTGGTCGATATTGGTGGTGGTACAACGGAAGTCGCTATTATTTCCCTCAATGGTGTGGTGTATTCTTCATCTGTTCGTATTGGTGGGGATAAATTTGACGAAGCGATTATCAATTACATCCGCCGTAATTTTGGCTCATTAATTGGTGAAGCAACGGCAGAACGCATCAAACATGAAATCGGCGCTGCCTACCCTGGCGAAGAAGTTCGCGAGATAGAAGTGCGTGGTCGCAACCTCGCTGAAGGTGTCCCCCGTGGTTTCATACTCAACTCCAATGAGATCCTCGAAGCGTTGCAAGAACCGCTGACCGGCATTGTTTCGGCGGTTATGGTAGCGCTGGAGCAGTCACCTCCTGAGCTGGCGTCAGATATATCTGAACGTGGCATGGTGTTAACCGGTGGTGGCGCACTGCTTAAAGACTTAGATCGCTTATTAATGGAAGAAACCGGCATTCCGGTAGTGATTGCCGATGATCCTCTGACATGTGTGGCGCGTGGCGGAGGTAAAGCCTTCGACATGATCGACATGCATGGCGGTGACCTGTTTAGCTACGAGTAAAAAACAAGGCAACCCTCGCGGTTGCCTTCTTGCATTATGGATACAATATTCACTCGTGGTCTCTCGCTCAACTTTCGCTTGACATTAGCATTAGCAATGTCTGTCTTGCTGATCGTGTTAGATTACAAAATTGATGCGTTTTCAACGACGCGGGTGTTTCTCAATTCTTTAGTCAGTCCGGTGCAATATTTGGCAAACCTGCCTGGTCAGTTATTAAATGTAAGCGCGCAGCGACTCACCTCGCAACAAGCATTAATTAGCGAGAATGAACAACTCACTAATCACATTTTAATGCTCAACGAACAATTGCAGCGTTTTGAGGTGCTCGAAAAAGAAAACAACGAGCTGCGTCGGCTTCTTGGCGCGCCGGTGCGTAAAGACATGCGAAAGATTGTGGCTGAACTCATGGCGGTGGATAACACCCCTTACAGTCAGCAGATTGTTATTAATAAAGGCGCTATCGATGGCGTTTACCTTGGCCAGGCGGTCCTCGATGAACTGGGTATTGTCGGGCAGGTTATGGAAGTGGGTACAACCAACAGCCGGGTATTGTTAATCAGCGATGTTACCCACTCTATCCCGGTCCGCTCAGTTCGCAATAACAGTCGCTTTATTGCTACCGGCGCTGGTGTTATTGACGAGCTTTACCTTACGCATGTGTCCCACAGTACCGACGTGGAGGTGGGCGATGTGTTAGTGTCATCGGGTCTGGGCAAGGTGTTTCCGGAAGGGTACCCGGTTGCTGAGGTGACCCAGGTACTGCGTGATGAATCACGGCCGTTTGCGCAGGTGACGGTTGTTCCCCGGGCGCACTTAAACCGGTTGAAGTACCTGCTGTTATTGTGGCCGGAAACAGCACCGACCGACCCTGAACCTAGCGAAGAAGACCAGTCGGATGATTAAAGTACGTCACTACGCTATTGCGCTCTCTCTGCTGGTGGCAATGGTTTTTCAGATCATTCCGGTACCGGTTCAGGTTGACCTTTATCGACCGGACTGGGTGTTGATTGTGTTGTCGTACTGGGTGATGGCGTTACCGCACCGGGCCAATGTGGGGGTCGCTTTTGTCAGTGGACTGGCGTTGGATCTGCTGTTGGGCACTGCTATGGGGGTGCACAGCTTTGCCCTGAGTGTCTCGATATACGTGCTGGCCGCCAATTACCAGCGCCTGCGTAACTACTCTGTCTGGCAACAGGCAATTATTATCGGGGTTATCTCGGCACTGTATCACTCCTTATTGTATTGGTTGTTACGGTTACTCACAGATGTAGCCTTTAGATTTGAAGAGTTGTGGCCAGTGCTCACCTCGATGGCTTTGTGGCCCTGGATGTTCTGGCTATTACGTAAAGTAAGACGCCAATTGAGGATTACATGAATCAACTGCGTGAGCTGACACTGGCTTCTGCGTCGCCGCGGCGCGCCGAACTTTTAACCCAGATTGGTGTCGAATTTACTAAGCGACCGGTAGACTTAGACGAGTCTGCATTACCAGCCGAGCGGCCCTCTGAACTGGTAATGCGCTTAGCGGGTGCCAAGGCGAAGGCGGCGGCTAAACTGCTGCAAAGTACAAACAATGTAATACTTGCCTCCGATACGATAGTGGTACTTGATGATGAGGCGCTGGGTAAACCGGTGGATTTTGCTCATGCCAGACAGATGCTGTCTTCTTTAAGCGGTCGTTCGCATCAGGTGCTAACCGCGATTAGTGTGAAGGACGCATCCCGCCAAAAAACGGTGTGTGTGGCGACCGATGTTCACTTTGCCACATTAAGCGATGAGGATATCGAGCAATACTGGGCCACTGGTGAGCCGGCAGATAAAGCCGGTGCCTATGGTATTCAGGGCATTGCGGGTCAGTTTGTTCGCTCTATTGGGGGCAGTTACAGTGCGGTGGTCGGTTTGCCGCTTTATGAAACCGTGCAGTTGCTGAAAGAGTTTGAGGTTATTAAATGAGCGCAGAATTACTGATTAACGTTACACCATCGGAGTCTCGTGTGGCGCTGATCGAAAATGGTATTCTGCAAGAAGTACACGTTGAACGTCACACCAAACGTGGTCTGGTGGGTAATATTTATCGCGGTAAAGTGAGCCGGGTATTGCCCGGTATGCAAGCCGCTTTCGTTGACATCGGCCTCGACAAAGCCGCGTTTTTACACGCCTCCGATATTGTAATTCACAATGAAGTGGTGGGTGAAGTATCAACCAGCCATATTGAAAAGCATGATATTCGCGACCTGGTGCGTGATGGCCAGGACATTGTGGTGCAAGTGGTGAAGGATCCCATCGGTACCAAAGGTGCACGCCTGACAACCGACATTACCATTCCGTCGCGCTATCTGGTATTTATGCCGAGCGTCACCCACGTGGGTGTGTCCCAGCGCATCGAAGATGAAAAAGAGCGCGAACGCCTCAAAGAGCTGGTTGCCGAGTTCTGTGACGAGGAAGGCGGTTTTATTCTGCGCACGGCCGCAGAAGGCGTCAGTCAGCCTGAACTAAAAGCTGACGCTGCGTTTTTACGTCGCTTATGGAGCAAAATACAGCAGCGCCTCAAGAAGAGAAAATCCCATGTGCTGTATGAGGATTTACCCCTGGCGCGCCGGGTGTTGCGCGACTTTGTGGGTACCGAACTCGACCGTATCCGCATTGACTCAAATTTATCGCATCAGGAACTAAGCCTGTTTACCAAAGAATACGTGCCGGAAATGCACCGTAAGCTTGAGTACTACCCGGGTGAACGGCCTATTTTTGATCTTAACGACGTTGAGAACGAAATGCAGCGGGCCCTGGAGCGCCGTGTCGATCTAAAATCCGGCGGCTATTTGATCATTGATCAAACCGAAGCAATGACCACCATCGATATCAATACCGGCGCCTTTGTTGGCCACCGTAATCTCGAAGAAACCATTTTTAATACCAATATCGAAGCCACACTGGCCATTGCCCGTCAGTTACGTCTGCGTAACTTAGGCGGCATGATCCTGATTGATTTTATCGATATGACCAACGCCGATCATAAGCGTCGGGTGTTGAGTAGTCTTGAGGCGGCAACCGCCAAAGACCGGGCTAAAATTAATATTCATGGCTTTACGTCGCTGGGGTTAGTTGAAATGACCCGTAAACGTACCCGCGAGAGTCTGGAACATATTCTGTGCAGCGACTGTCCGGTCTGCAAAGGTCGTGGGTCCGTTAAGACTATCGAAACCATTTGCTTTGAAATCATGCGCGAAATCGTGC
This window harbors:
- the mreD gene encoding rod shape-determining protein MreD, which codes for MIKVRHYAIALSLLVAMVFQIIPVPVQVDLYRPDWVLIVLSYWVMALPHRANVGVAFVSGLALDLLLGTAMGVHSFALSVSIYVLAANYQRLRNYSVWQQAIIIGVISALYHSLLYWLLRLLTDVAFRFEELWPVLTSMALWPWMFWLLRKVRRQLRIT
- a CDS encoding sugar O-acetyltransferase, whose amino-acid sequence is MSSGEQYSPADDTLSRARLLAQQLCNTYNALPLDDHQRRFLTLQQLMPATKRCQIEPGLRIEYGFNCVIGKGTFINYNATIIDACPVVLGNQVLIGPNTVISTVVGRHTIDTPAASETARPVKVGHRVWLAANVTLCAGVTIGDNAVIGAGSVVTQDVPANALCFGNPARQIRKIAQNTQ
- a CDS encoding rod shape-determining protein is translated as MFKKLRGMFSNDLSIDLGTANTLIYVKDQGIVLNEPSVVAIRQERAAGPKSVAAVGAEAKRMLGRTPGNIRAIRPMKDGVIADFYVTEKMLQHFIKQVHDNNFLRPSPRVLVCVPCGSTQVERRAIKESALGAGAREVYLIDEPMAAAIGAGLPVSEATGSMVVDIGGGTTEVAIISLNGVVYSSSVRIGGDKFDEAIINYIRRNFGSLIGEATAERIKHEIGAAYPGEEVREIEVRGRNLAEGVPRGFILNSNEILEALQEPLTGIVSAVMVALEQSPPELASDISERGMVLTGGGALLKDLDRLLMEETGIPVVIADDPLTCVARGGGKAFDMIDMHGGDLFSYE
- the mreC gene encoding rod shape-determining protein MreC, whose protein sequence is MDTIFTRGLSLNFRLTLALAMSVLLIVLDYKIDAFSTTRVFLNSLVSPVQYLANLPGQLLNVSAQRLTSQQALISENEQLTNHILMLNEQLQRFEVLEKENNELRRLLGAPVRKDMRKIVAELMAVDNTPYSQQIVINKGAIDGVYLGQAVLDELGIVGQVMEVGTTNSRVLLISDVTHSIPVRSVRNNSRFIATGAGVIDELYLTHVSHSTDVEVGDVLVSSGLGKVFPEGYPVAEVTQVLRDESRPFAQVTVVPRAHLNRLKYLLLLWPETAPTDPEPSEEDQSDD
- the rng gene encoding ribonuclease G, whose amino-acid sequence is MSAELLINVTPSESRVALIENGILQEVHVERHTKRGLVGNIYRGKVSRVLPGMQAAFVDIGLDKAAFLHASDIVIHNEVVGEVSTSHIEKHDIRDLVRDGQDIVVQVVKDPIGTKGARLTTDITIPSRYLVFMPSVTHVGVSQRIEDEKERERLKELVAEFCDEEGGFILRTAAEGVSQPELKADAAFLRRLWSKIQQRLKKRKSHVLYEDLPLARRVLRDFVGTELDRIRIDSNLSHQELSLFTKEYVPEMHRKLEYYPGERPIFDLNDVENEMQRALERRVDLKSGGYLIIDQTEAMTTIDINTGAFVGHRNLEETIFNTNIEATLAIARQLRLRNLGGMILIDFIDMTNADHKRRVLSSLEAATAKDRAKINIHGFTSLGLVEMTRKRTRESLEHILCSDCPVCKGRGSVKTIETICFEIMREIVRVNRAYDADMFVVYAAPIVVDYLLGEESHMLAELEVFVSKQIKVQTETLYNQDKYDVVMM
- a CDS encoding Maf family protein, giving the protein MNQLRELTLASASPRRAELLTQIGVEFTKRPVDLDESALPAERPSELVMRLAGAKAKAAAKLLQSTNNVILASDTIVVLDDEALGKPVDFAHARQMLSSLSGRSHQVLTAISVKDASRQKTVCVATDVHFATLSDEDIEQYWATGEPADKAGAYGIQGIAGQFVRSIGGSYSAVVGLPLYETVQLLKEFEVIK